The following are from one region of the Paenibacillus bovis genome:
- the folB gene encoding dihydroneopterin aldolase, producing the protein MDKMIINRMEYYGYHGVFEEERKLGQRFYVDLELELDLSEAGQTDDLEKTINYAEIHEQVKAVVEKKSFKLIEALAECIASTLLEAYTGVHVLTVRVTKPHPPFDIHFQGVTVELRRTRK; encoded by the coding sequence GTGGACAAGATGATTATCAACCGAATGGAGTATTACGGTTATCACGGTGTATTTGAAGAGGAACGCAAACTGGGTCAGCGTTTTTATGTAGATTTGGAATTGGAGCTGGATCTGTCCGAAGCAGGTCAAACCGATGATCTGGAGAAAACTATCAATTATGCCGAGATTCATGAACAGGTCAAAGCTGTTGTCGAGAAAAAATCATTCAAATTGATTGAAGCTCTTGCTGAATGTATTGCGTCGACCCTGCTGGAAGCTTATACTGGGGTACATGTATTGACCGTTAGAGTGACCAAGCCGCATCCGCCTTTTGATATTCATTTCCAGGGCGTGACTGTTGAATTGCGGCGTACACGAAAGTGA
- the folK gene encoding 2-amino-4-hydroxy-6-hydroxymethyldihydropteridine diphosphokinase, translated as MNSSVPSDYSEAYIALGANLGNREQTLVEAIQMLEEYADISVIRCSGFYETAPVGYVDQPSFLNMAVKVYTTQSPHELLSTLLHIENQLGRVRDIRWGPRTVDLDLLWMDDLYLNSETLELPHPRMHERAFVLVPLQEIVTADTPALFSLVENALQQVADQQQDVRYAGACPLSFPSKLK; from the coding sequence ATGAATTCATCCGTTCCCTCTGACTATTCAGAGGCTTATATTGCTTTAGGCGCTAATCTGGGCAATCGTGAGCAGACATTGGTCGAGGCGATACAAATGCTGGAGGAATATGCCGATATTTCCGTGATCCGCTGTTCGGGTTTTTATGAGACAGCACCGGTTGGTTATGTGGATCAGCCTTCTTTTCTGAATATGGCAGTTAAGGTGTATACAACACAGAGTCCACATGAACTGCTGTCCACTTTGCTCCATATTGAGAACCAACTTGGACGCGTAAGGGATATACGCTGGGGGCCGCGTACTGTAGATCTCGATTTGCTCTGGATGGATGATCTTTATCTGAACTCCGAGACGCTGGAATTGCCGCATCCGCGTATGCATGAGCGGGCCTTTGTACTGGTGCCGCTGCAGGAGATTGTAACTGCTGATACGCCTGCATTATTCTCTCTTGTCGAAAATGCACTCCAGCAGGTTGCCGATCAGCAGCAGGATGTTCGTTATGCGGGTGCGTGTCCTTTGTCGTTTCCTTCAAAATTGAAATAA